The Planctomycetota bacterium genome has a segment encoding these proteins:
- a CDS encoding DNA-directed RNA polymerase subunit omega: protein MIDELREEVVVNKVGGRFKLSTLIQKRVVALTRGARPLVDIDSNDRIQIALQEILQDKIYLDTSGQVRTTAATEEAGGPPELDLANL from the coding sequence ATGATTGACGAGTTGCGCGAGGAAGTGGTCGTAAACAAGGTGGGTGGCCGCTTCAAGCTGTCGACCCTGATTCAGAAGCGCGTGGTCGCCCTGACCCGCGGCGCCCGGCCGCTGGTCGACATCGACTCGAACGACCGTATTCAGATCGCGCTGCAGGAAATCCTGCAGGACAAGATCTACCTCGACACTTCGGGGCAGGTCCGCACCACGGCCGCCACCGAAGAAGCCGGCGGCCCGCCGGAACTGGATTTGGCGAACCTGTAA
- a CDS encoding phosphopantothenoylcysteine decarboxylase, translating into MLNGREVLIGVSGGVAAYKTAALVSQLVQRGAGVSVVMTPAAEKFVGRATFAALTGRAVAIDSFEPSVFPLGAHIELAERAELFCVAPATANYLAQAATGLADDLLSTLTLSFAGPWLVAPAMNSDMWAKPAVQRNVEQVRRDGATLIDPEEGWLSCRRRGAGRMADPARILAAIEAVLKETPSRKK; encoded by the coding sequence ATGCTCAACGGTCGTGAAGTTCTGATTGGCGTCTCGGGCGGAGTCGCGGCCTACAAGACCGCGGCCCTGGTCAGCCAATTGGTCCAGCGCGGCGCGGGCGTCTCGGTGGTGATGACCCCGGCCGCCGAGAAGTTCGTCGGCCGCGCCACGTTTGCGGCGCTCACGGGTCGCGCGGTGGCGATCGATTCGTTCGAGCCGAGCGTCTTCCCTCTGGGCGCGCATATCGAGCTGGCCGAGCGGGCCGAGTTATTCTGCGTGGCCCCGGCCACGGCCAACTACCTGGCCCAGGCGGCGACCGGTTTGGCCGACGATTTGCTGTCGACGCTGACGTTGTCGTTCGCCGGCCCCTGGCTCGTCGCGCCGGCCATGAACAGCGACATGTGGGCCAAGCCCGCCGTCCAGCGCAACGTCGAGCAAGTTCGCCGCGACGGGGCGACGCTCATCGATCCCGAGGAAGGCTGGCTCAGTTGCCGCCGTCGCGGCGCCGGTCGCATGGCCGACCCGGCGCGGATTCTGGCCGCCATCGAAGCCGTGCTGAAGGAAACGCCGTCGCGCAAGAAATAA
- a CDS encoding phosphopantothenoylcysteine decarboxylase — protein sequence MITSGPTRQYIDPVRYLTNASSGRMGAALAQAALARGHEVVIVSGPVNLDYPAGVRVVPVVSTAEMLTACQQEFPHCDGLIGVAAPCDYQPIRVAESKIAKTGQPLTLHLIETPDIVATLGATKTRQWLVGFALETEDARLKALAKLQKKCCDLMVVNGTEAMHAIDTRVEIIDRQGTVIETLAGPKTEVAAGIFGVIEKLLVAGS from the coding sequence CTGATCACCTCGGGGCCGACGCGACAGTACATCGACCCGGTTCGCTATCTGACCAATGCTTCGAGCGGCCGCATGGGGGCCGCCCTGGCCCAGGCCGCGCTGGCCCGCGGCCACGAAGTGGTGATCGTCAGCGGCCCGGTGAACCTCGACTATCCCGCGGGGGTCCGCGTGGTTCCCGTGGTCTCGACGGCCGAGATGCTGACCGCCTGTCAGCAGGAGTTTCCGCATTGCGACGGGCTGATCGGCGTGGCCGCTCCGTGCGATTACCAGCCGATCCGCGTCGCCGAATCGAAGATCGCCAAGACCGGCCAGCCGCTCACGCTCCACCTGATCGAAACGCCGGACATCGTGGCGACGCTCGGCGCGACGAAAACCCGGCAATGGCTGGTCGGCTTCGCGCTCGAAACGGAGGACGCGCGCTTGAAAGCGCTGGCCAAGCTGCAAAAGAAATGTTGCGACCTGATGGTCGTCAACGGCACCGAGGCGATGCACGCCATCGACACCCGCGTGGAAATCATCGATCGCCAGGGGACGGTGATAGAAACCCTGGCCGGGCCCAAAACTGAAGTGGCGGCAGGAATCTTTGGGGTGATTGAAAAGTTGCTAGTTGCTGGTTCCTAG
- a CDS encoding HAD family phosphatase produces the protein MPKFFYFDIGNVLLHFDHRIAARQLAALFECDVERLWHLVFSSGSLNYQLDEGLLTTEGFYEALCGEFGRRPDFVQACLAASEIFELNHTMNAVVSKLSAAGHRLGLLSNTSDLHWQYFANGRYGLIPGVFDAHVLSYRLGLMKPGREIYLKAAEMAGVPPQEIFYVDDLLPNVEGAKAAGIDAVQYTTTEAYVKELRKRGVRFNY, from the coding sequence ATGCCCAAATTTTTCTACTTCGACATCGGCAACGTGCTGTTGCACTTCGATCATCGGATCGCGGCGCGGCAGTTGGCGGCCTTGTTCGAGTGCGACGTCGAGCGGCTCTGGCACCTGGTGTTCAGCAGCGGCTCGTTGAACTACCAGCTTGACGAGGGGCTGCTGACGACCGAAGGGTTCTATGAGGCGCTGTGCGGCGAGTTCGGCCGACGGCCTGACTTTGTTCAGGCGTGTCTGGCGGCCAGCGAAATCTTCGAGCTGAACCACACCATGAATGCCGTGGTGTCGAAGCTCAGTGCCGCGGGCCATCGGCTGGGGCTGTTGTCGAACACCAGCGATCTGCATTGGCAATACTTCGCCAACGGACGCTATGGCTTGATTCCCGGAGTGTTCGATGCCCACGTGCTCAGCTATCGACTGGGGTTGATGAAGCCCGGACGCGAGATCTATCTGAAGGCCGCTGAAATGGCGGGCGTGCCACCCCAGGAAATCTTCTACGTCGATGACCTGCTGCCGAATGTCGAAGGGGCCAAGGCCGCCGGCATCGACGCCGTGCAGTACACCACGACCGAAGCGTACGTGAAGGAGCTAAGAAAGCGTGGGGTGAGGTTTAATTATTAG
- the hisB gene encoding imidazoleglycerol-phosphate dehydratase HisB codes for MSRTARIARKTAETDVVVELNLDGAGVANVSTGVGFFDHMLTLLAKHSAIDLTVKCLGDLHVDAHHTVEDVGISIGQCLRTALGDKAGIRRYGHFTLPMEETLVTTAIDLSGRYYLVFQAPIPAQKIGDFDSELVEDFWQAVAANALCNLHVVLHHGRNSHHIAEAIFKATARALRMAVEADPRMTGVPSTKGTL; via the coding sequence ATGTCACGCACTGCCCGCATCGCTCGCAAGACCGCCGAAACCGACGTCGTCGTCGAATTGAATCTCGACGGCGCTGGCGTGGCGAACGTGTCGACTGGCGTGGGCTTCTTCGATCACATGCTGACGCTGCTGGCCAAGCACTCGGCGATTGACCTGACGGTGAAGTGCCTGGGCGATCTGCACGTCGACGCGCATCACACGGTCGAAGATGTCGGCATTAGCATCGGTCAGTGCCTGCGCACGGCGCTGGGGGACAAGGCGGGCATTCGCCGCTATGGACACTTCACGCTCCCCATGGAAGAGACGCTGGTCACCACGGCCATCGATCTGAGCGGGCGCTATTACTTGGTATTCCAGGCCCCGATTCCGGCCCAGAAGATCGGCGATTTCGATAGCGAACTGGTCGAGGACTTTTGGCAAGCCGTGGCGGCGAACGCCTTGTGCAACTTGCACGTCGTGCTGCACCACGGCCGCAACAGCCACCACATTGCCGAAGCGATCTTCAAGGCGACGGCCCGGGCGCTGCGAATGGCGGTGGAAGCCGACCCGCGCATGACCGGCGTGCCGAGCACGAAGGGGACGTTGTAG
- the hisC gene encoding histidinol-phosphate transaminase encodes MTYFRPEIEQMSAYMPGEQPQGGKFIKLNTNENPYPCSPAVVQAIVAKATAGLERYPDPMANTFRQRAGEVLGVSADWILCGNGSDEILTMLTRGFVGQGQLLRLPTPSYILYRALAAIQGAESQEVPFTSDWDLDERFTAADARLKLAFLPNPNSPSGTILAPARVLEIAQRLPCPLIVDEAYADFAETNCVSLVRECDKVIVTRTLSKSYALAGLRFGFLVAQPHIVANLAKLKDSYNCDALSIAAATAAIDDQAWLHANRAKVIASRARLTEGLRRLGFVALDSQSNFVWAVHPSRPAKSLYEALKAQRVLVRYMNYAGYGDGLRISVGSDEQNDACLALLGEVLARP; translated from the coding sequence ATGACTTATTTCCGCCCTGAAATCGAGCAGATGTCCGCCTATATGCCGGGCGAGCAGCCACAAGGCGGGAAGTTCATCAAGCTGAACACGAACGAGAACCCCTACCCGTGTTCGCCGGCCGTGGTGCAAGCGATCGTGGCCAAGGCGACGGCCGGGCTGGAGCGCTATCCGGACCCGATGGCCAACACGTTTCGCCAGCGCGCCGGCGAGGTGTTGGGGGTGTCGGCCGATTGGATCTTGTGTGGCAACGGCAGCGACGAAATCCTGACCATGCTCACGCGCGGCTTCGTCGGCCAAGGGCAACTGCTGCGGCTCCCCACGCCGAGCTACATCCTCTATCGCGCGTTGGCCGCCATTCAGGGGGCCGAGAGCCAGGAAGTCCCGTTCACCAGCGACTGGGACTTGGACGAGCGATTCACCGCGGCCGATGCGCGATTGAAGCTCGCGTTCCTGCCCAACCCGAACAGCCCGTCGGGAACGATCCTCGCGCCGGCGCGGGTGCTCGAGATCGCGCAGCGGTTGCCGTGCCCGTTGATCGTCGACGAAGCGTACGCCGACTTTGCCGAAACGAATTGCGTGTCACTGGTGCGCGAGTGTGACAAGGTGATCGTCACACGCACGCTGAGCAAGTCGTACGCGCTAGCCGGGCTGAGGTTCGGCTTTCTGGTGGCCCAGCCGCATATCGTCGCCAACCTGGCCAAGTTGAAGGACTCGTACAACTGCGACGCGTTGTCGATCGCGGCAGCCACGGCGGCGATCGACGATCAGGCCTGGTTGCACGCCAATCGTGCCAAGGTCATCGCCTCGCGCGCGCGACTGACCGAGGGCCTGCGCCGGCTGGGCTTCGTCGCGCTCGACTCGCAATCGAACTTCGTCTGGGCCGTACATCCGTCACGACCGGCAAAGTCGCTTTACGAAGCGCTCAAGGCCCAGCGCGTGCTGGTTCGCTATATGAACTACGCGGGCTATGGCGACGGCCTGCGAATCTCGGTCGGCAGCGATGAACAGAACGACGCCTGCCTGGCCTTGCTCGGCGAAGTGCTCGCTCGGCCATAG
- a CDS encoding OPT/YSL family transporter yields the protein MSPGSPESFHPNMIPPGMNPYQSPPPSAPTVPESAADEDPSHVWLREVYQGDHVPQLTLRAIITGMLIGGVMSISNLYVGLKTGWGLGVTITASIIAYAVFRSLEAVIPAVRRSPFSILENYTMSSAASAAGYMSSAGLVSAIPALFLANGRQLLWWELMLWLGSLSTLGVFMAVPLKRQLINLEKLPFPSGIATAETLQAMHSSGAAALSKARSLFAGALLGAVVGIWTGVEQIVTFLKNVAKWEIDPSWTEWPWKLPDAIPLLPGRGYTATLAERTGVNLDWLSRAQEATEQWLTKYTFGFEGSLVMVAAGAIMGIRVGISLLLGTILFWGVLGPWLLEQGYAKPGYRGILTWIVWPSTMLMVSSSLMSFALRWKTILKALSGFRGMVKGSDGKHDPLVDIEVPTSWFVVGTLVAGTSCVIIGHWRFEITWWMGILAVLMTFALSLVAARATGETDVTPIGALGKITQLMYGVIAPSNLTTNLMTACITSGAASHSADLLTDLKSGYLLGGNPRKQLISQLCGVLAGTLVCVPVYQILVKPEQLVSGELAAPAARAWQAVAELLKDGLEKLPPYTGWAMVIAAIVGVVITLAEEFAPPSVKRFFPSATGLGLAGVIPAFNSIMMTIGAVIAWLIAKRRPDLDEKYTISTSSGMIAGQTLVAVGLILLAEGSGLLASFWQ from the coding sequence ATGAGTCCAGGTTCGCCCGAATCGTTTCATCCCAACATGATTCCGCCGGGAATGAACCCGTACCAGTCGCCGCCGCCCTCCGCACCGACGGTGCCCGAGTCGGCCGCGGATGAGGATCCGTCGCATGTCTGGCTGCGCGAGGTCTATCAAGGGGACCACGTGCCGCAGCTTACCCTGCGCGCGATTATCACGGGTATGTTGATCGGCGGCGTGATGTCGATCTCGAACTTGTATGTCGGCTTGAAAACCGGCTGGGGCCTGGGCGTCACGATCACAGCCTCGATTATCGCCTATGCCGTGTTCCGCTCGCTCGAAGCGGTCATCCCCGCCGTGCGCCGCTCGCCATTCAGCATTCTCGAGAACTACACAATGTCCAGCGCCGCCAGCGCGGCCGGCTATATGTCGAGCGCCGGGCTGGTGTCGGCGATCCCGGCGTTGTTTCTTGCCAATGGCCGGCAATTGCTCTGGTGGGAGTTGATGCTCTGGCTCGGCTCGCTATCGACGCTGGGCGTGTTCATGGCCGTGCCGCTGAAGCGGCAATTGATCAACCTGGAAAAGCTTCCCTTCCCCTCGGGCATCGCCACGGCCGAGACATTGCAGGCCATGCACTCGTCGGGGGCTGCGGCACTGAGCAAAGCCCGCTCGCTGTTCGCCGGCGCGCTGCTGGGCGCGGTGGTTGGCATCTGGACCGGTGTCGAGCAGATCGTCACGTTTTTGAAGAACGTCGCCAAATGGGAAATCGACCCCTCGTGGACCGAGTGGCCCTGGAAGCTCCCCGACGCCATTCCCTTGCTGCCAGGGCGCGGCTACACCGCAACGCTGGCCGAGAGGACCGGCGTGAACCTTGACTGGCTCAGTCGCGCGCAAGAAGCCACCGAGCAGTGGCTGACGAAATACACCTTTGGCTTCGAAGGCTCGCTGGTCATGGTTGCGGCCGGGGCGATCATGGGCATCCGCGTTGGCATCTCCCTCTTACTCGGCACCATTTTATTCTGGGGCGTCTTGGGCCCTTGGCTGCTGGAGCAGGGGTACGCCAAGCCGGGCTATCGCGGGATCCTGACGTGGATCGTCTGGCCGTCAACGATGCTAATGGTCTCGTCGAGCCTGATGTCGTTCGCCCTGCGCTGGAAGACCATTCTCAAGGCCCTGAGCGGCTTCCGCGGCATGGTCAAGGGGAGCGACGGTAAGCACGATCCGCTGGTCGACATCGAAGTCCCCACCTCCTGGTTCGTCGTCGGCACCCTCGTTGCCGGCACCTCCTGTGTGATTATCGGGCACTGGCGGTTTGAGATCACCTGGTGGATGGGCATTCTGGCGGTGTTGATGACGTTTGCCTTGTCGCTGGTCGCGGCGCGAGCCACGGGCGAAACCGACGTCACGCCCATCGGCGCGCTGGGCAAGATCACCCAGTTGATGTACGGCGTCATCGCGCCGTCGAACTTGACGACCAACCTGATGACTGCGTGCATCACCTCGGGTGCGGCATCCCATTCGGCCGACTTGCTCACTGACCTGAAGAGCGGCTATCTGCTCGGCGGCAATCCGCGCAAGCAGCTTATTTCGCAATTGTGCGGCGTGCTGGCCGGCACGTTGGTCTGTGTGCCGGTCTATCAGATCTTGGTCAAGCCCGAGCAACTCGTCTCGGGCGAGCTGGCGGCGCCGGCGGCGCGGGCCTGGCAAGCGGTGGCCGAGCTATTAAAAGATGGTCTCGAGAAGCTTCCGCCCTACACCGGCTGGGCGATGGTCATCGCGGCCATCGTCGGCGTGGTGATTACGCTGGCCGAGGAGTTCGCGCCGCCGAGCGTCAAGCGATTCTTCCCGTCGGCCACAGGACTGGGGCTGGCCGGCGTGATCCCGGCCTTCAACTCGATCATGATGACGATCGGCGCGGTCATTGCCTGGCTGATCGCCAAGCGCCGGCCTGACCTGGACGAGAAATACACGATCAGCACTTCGTCAGGCATGATCGCCGGCCAGACATTGGTGGCCGTCGGGCTCATCCTGCTGGCCGAAGGCTCAGGGCTGCTGGCCAGCTTTTGGCAATAG
- a CDS encoding Gfo/Idh/MocA family oxidoreductase: MSISRRRLLQTGAAATALSAIKPVASLRAADAPSRKVTVGVMGNGGRGTELAKQFAKQAGVEVAYVCDPDRQRVENCASEVNKVSGKAPQAVANYKQILDDKRVDAVVIATPDHWHGPGAIWACQAGKHVYVEKPACHNPAEGEMMVAAADKYKRHVQLGTQRRSMEGMREAIELIRGGEIGRVLVARCQYFSPRGPIGPRKQGPVPEGFDYSLWQGPAPELPYEDFPEVAAQKFPASAPQFHYQWHWFWHWGTAEVGNNGVHMIDLCRWGLGVDYPSLVSCIGGRYRYHDSQETPDTSVVEIQCGDQMIVWEQRSWTRTLPGDQTYEVAFYGEKGSLFYNAGKYTIVDPAGKTVKEGKGSSSGTTHIENFLAAVREDAPLNQPITEGVKSTLMCHLANISYRTGRAITLDPKTHRIANDPDAMKLWNREYRAGWEVKV; this comes from the coding sequence ATGTCGATCTCGCGTCGTCGCTTGTTGCAAACCGGGGCTGCCGCCACAGCTCTCAGCGCCATCAAACCTGTTGCTTCGCTCCGCGCGGCCGATGCGCCATCGCGCAAGGTCACCGTCGGTGTGATGGGGAACGGCGGCCGTGGCACCGAATTGGCCAAGCAGTTCGCCAAGCAAGCCGGAGTTGAGGTCGCCTACGTCTGCGATCCTGACCGGCAGCGGGTGGAAAATTGCGCCAGCGAAGTGAACAAGGTTTCGGGCAAGGCGCCGCAAGCGGTGGCGAACTACAAGCAGATTCTCGATGACAAGCGCGTCGACGCCGTGGTGATCGCCACCCCGGACCATTGGCATGGGCCGGGGGCCATTTGGGCCTGCCAGGCTGGCAAGCACGTCTATGTCGAAAAGCCCGCCTGCCACAACCCGGCCGAAGGCGAGATGATGGTCGCCGCCGCCGACAAGTACAAGCGTCACGTCCAGCTCGGCACGCAGCGCCGCAGCATGGAGGGGATGCGCGAAGCGATCGAGCTGATCCGCGGCGGCGAGATCGGCCGCGTGCTGGTCGCACGCTGCCAATACTTCAGCCCGCGCGGGCCGATTGGGCCGCGCAAGCAGGGGCCCGTGCCCGAGGGCTTCGACTACAGCTTGTGGCAAGGCCCCGCGCCGGAACTGCCGTACGAAGATTTTCCGGAAGTGGCGGCCCAAAAGTTTCCGGCCAGCGCGCCGCAGTTCCATTACCAGTGGCACTGGTTCTGGCACTGGGGGACCGCCGAGGTGGGGAACAACGGCGTCCACATGATCGACCTCTGCCGTTGGGGGCTGGGGGTCGACTATCCGTCGCTGGTGTCGTGCATCGGCGGCCGCTACCGCTACCACGACTCGCAAGAGACGCCCGACACGAGCGTGGTCGAGATTCAGTGCGGCGACCAAATGATCGTCTGGGAACAGCGCAGTTGGACCCGCACGTTGCCCGGCGATCAGACCTACGAAGTCGCTTTCTACGGCGAGAAGGGCTCGCTGTTCTACAACGCCGGCAAGTACACCATCGTCGACCCGGCCGGCAAGACGGTGAAGGAAGGCAAAGGCTCGTCATCGGGCACGACCCACATCGAGAACTTCCTGGCCGCCGTGCGCGAGGACGCCCCGTTGAACCAGCCGATCACCGAAGGGGTGAAGAGCACGCTGATGTGCCACTTGGCGAACATCTCGTATCGGACTGGCCGGGCGATCACGCTCGATCCCAAGACGCATCGCATTGCCAACGATCCTGACGCGATGAAGTTGTGGAACCGCGAATACCGCGCGGGTTGGGAAGTGAAAGTGTGA
- a CDS encoding DUF1501 domain-containing protein yields MLVIPGGVSRDLCDGLTRRDLLRVGGSTILGVSLAELLQWQAASAAVTPRAPLALEQMPGWNRAKSVILVFLQGGPSHLDLWDPKEDAPDNIRSVFRSISTSASGVRVTELLPRLAAVMDRATLVRSMSYTPAGGLNHTAGIYQLLTGHAADRASTEEPTKSGDDPHVGSQIARLKPTDDAPPFVMMPGPINVADAVGINPAAGHLGPRFEPLSYFPLDGMNWGGASLDSLAREADRRVELGDFSSYYQQALSLLVSGAARSAFDLAQEPADTLDRYGRNPFGQSCLLARRLIEAGTRFVEVNWPKVAGSERHSFDAHVGLSKRMRDQAGPMLDAGLATLIADLDERGLLDETLVVAVGEFGRSPRRGVSTSGLGNSDDGRDHWPYCYTALLAGAGVQRGGLIGASDATGSIPVDRPVHPTELLATIYHAVGIRPDARVPDRRQQMRRLVDAQPVVELFGS; encoded by the coding sequence ATGCTTGTCATCCCTGGCGGCGTCAGCCGCGATCTGTGCGACGGTCTCACGCGGCGCGATCTGTTGCGCGTCGGCGGTTCGACCATCCTGGGCGTTTCGCTGGCCGAGCTGCTGCAATGGCAGGCCGCCAGCGCCGCGGTCACGCCGCGCGCCCCGTTGGCCCTGGAACAAATGCCGGGCTGGAATCGCGCCAAGAGCGTGATCCTGGTCTTTCTGCAGGGAGGCCCCAGTCACTTGGACCTGTGGGATCCCAAGGAGGACGCTCCCGACAACATTCGCAGCGTCTTTCGCTCGATCAGCACGAGCGCCTCGGGCGTGCGCGTGACCGAGTTGTTGCCGCGCTTGGCCGCGGTGATGGATCGCGCGACGTTGGTGCGGTCGATGAGTTACACGCCGGCCGGAGGGCTGAACCACACGGCGGGCATTTACCAACTGCTGACCGGCCACGCGGCCGATCGCGCCTCGACGGAGGAGCCAACGAAAAGCGGCGACGATCCGCACGTCGGTTCGCAGATTGCCCGGCTGAAACCAACCGACGACGCGCCGCCGTTCGTGATGATGCCCGGCCCGATCAATGTGGCCGACGCCGTGGGCATAAACCCGGCAGCCGGGCACCTGGGCCCGCGGTTCGAACCGCTCAGCTATTTTCCGCTTGACGGCATGAACTGGGGCGGCGCGTCGCTCGACAGCTTGGCGCGCGAGGCCGATCGGCGCGTCGAGCTCGGCGACTTCAGCAGCTATTACCAACAAGCCTTGTCGCTGCTTGTCTCGGGTGCCGCGCGGAGCGCGTTTGACCTGGCGCAAGAGCCGGCCGACACGCTCGACCGTTACGGCCGCAATCCGTTCGGGCAAAGCTGCCTGCTGGCCCGGCGGTTGATCGAGGCCGGCACGCGGTTCGTCGAGGTGAACTGGCCCAAGGTAGCCGGCAGCGAACGGCATTCGTTCGACGCTCACGTCGGCTTGTCCAAGCGGATGCGCGACCAGGCCGGCCCGATGCTCGACGCCGGGTTGGCGACGTTGATCGCCGATCTGGACGAGCGCGGCCTGTTGGATGAGACCCTGGTTGTGGCGGTGGGTGAGTTCGGCCGCAGCCCGCGGCGCGGCGTCAGCACCTCGGGGCTGGGCAATAGCGATGACGGCCGCGACCACTGGCCGTACTGCTACACGGCGCTGTTGGCCGGGGCTGGTGTGCAGCGGGGGGGGCTGATCGGCGCGAGCGACGCCACTGGCAGCATTCCCGTTGACCGGCCGGTTCATCCGACCGAGTTGCTGGCCACGATCTACCACGCGGTGGGTATTCGTCCCGACGCGCGGGTGCCCGATCGGCGTCAGCAAATGCGACGCTTGGTCGACGCCCAGCCGGTCGTGGAATTGTTTGGTTCTTGA
- a CDS encoding flagellar biosynthesis anti-sigma factor FlgM: MWTAGSAERANARCGPRPRLFVASSGLSLSGAVRPLGYTIVNHRRQETAAQRAARVAEIRRQIATGEYETSERMSQAVDALLERLLPVDRHAGLRRRALRSEPPQI, from the coding sequence ATTTGGACAGCCGGCAGCGCTGAACGTGCAAACGCTCGCTGCGGCCCACGCCCAAGGTTGTTTGTCGCATCATCTGGATTGTCTCTGTCGGGAGCTGTGCGTCCGTTGGGTTACACGATCGTGAATCATCGCCGCCAAGAAACCGCCGCACAGCGCGCCGCACGCGTGGCGGAAATCCGTCGTCAAATCGCCACGGGCGAATACGAGACGTCCGAGCGCATGTCGCAGGCGGTTGACGCCTTGCTCGAACGATTGCTGCCGGTCGATCGGCACGCCGGCCTGCGTCGCCGGGCGCTGCGGAGCGAGCCTCCGCAAATCTAA
- a CDS encoding signal peptidase: MPRYVVRCGAMRSLGVFSTGQGETLRRGMQVIARTDRGLEAGEVLCEATDQAMAQISDPRRGHVVRTMTADDLRDAARLDEQAAAHHKTCQLKVKELNLPMEVVDVEHIFGGERIVVYYLSENRIDFRELVKVLASEFQTRVEMRQIGVRDEAKLLADYGDCGKPVCCNTHLNEMPPVSMKMAKLQKATLDPTKISGRCGRLKCCLRYEYDTYEDLQKQLPPVGVNVVTSQGRGRVIAHEILASQLLVEMEDHRRMLIPSTDVLTVLGR, translated from the coding sequence ATGCCACGATACGTTGTCCGTTGCGGCGCCATGCGATCGCTGGGGGTCTTCAGCACCGGCCAGGGGGAAACCCTGCGCCGCGGCATGCAGGTGATCGCCCGCACCGACCGCGGGCTCGAAGCCGGCGAGGTGCTGTGCGAGGCCACCGACCAGGCGATGGCCCAGATCAGCGATCCCCGTCGCGGGCACGTCGTGCGGACCATGACGGCCGACGATCTGCGCGACGCGGCCCGGCTCGACGAGCAAGCCGCCGCTCACCACAAAACCTGCCAACTGAAGGTTAAGGAACTGAATCTGCCGATGGAAGTGGTCGACGTCGAGCACATCTTCGGCGGCGAGCGGATCGTGGTCTATTACCTGTCCGAGAACCGCATCGATTTTCGTGAGCTGGTCAAAGTGCTGGCCAGCGAGTTTCAGACCCGGGTCGAGATGCGCCAGATCGGCGTCCGCGACGAGGCCAAGCTGCTGGCCGATTATGGCGATTGCGGCAAGCCGGTTTGTTGCAACACGCACCTGAACGAGATGCCGCCGGTCTCGATGAAGATGGCCAAGCTGCAGAAGGCCACGCTCGACCCGACCAAGATCTCGGGACGCTGCGGCCGGTTGAAGTGCTGTTTGCGTTATGAGTACGACACCTACGAAGATTTGCAGAAGCAGTTGCCGCCGGTCGGCGTGAACGTGGTCACGTCGCAAGGGCGCGGCCGGGTCATCGCCCACGAAATCCTGGCCAGCCAACTGCTGGTCGAAATGGAAGATCACCGCCGGATGCTGATCCCCTCGACCGACGTGTTGACGGTGCTGGGGCGGTAG
- a CDS encoding DUF3299 domain-containing protein, protein MPSMMNYLARLLVLTVIFALVATGGGLPEPRVRAAETTPTKSITFDTVKFPMEKTDAFKREMITPEIEKLVGRRVKIRGYMLPTMTQDGITQFILVRDNMECCFGPGAALYDCMTVEMKGGKSTSYSLRPIAVEGMFQIRELLDPVDGVVRAVFHLDAEAVQ, encoded by the coding sequence TTGCCATCGATGATGAACTACCTCGCGCGCTTACTCGTGTTGACGGTGATCTTCGCTCTGGTGGCGACCGGCGGCGGTTTGCCGGAGCCGCGAGTTCGCGCCGCCGAGACGACGCCAACCAAGAGCATCACGTTCGACACGGTCAAGTTCCCCATGGAAAAGACCGACGCGTTCAAGCGCGAGATGATTACGCCCGAGATCGAAAAGCTCGTCGGCCGGCGCGTGAAAATCCGCGGTTACATGCTCCCCACCATGACCCAAGACGGCATCACCCAGTTCATCCTGGTCCGCGACAACATGGAATGCTGCTTCGGTCCCGGCGCGGCTTTGTACGACTGCATGACCGTGGAAATGAAAGGGGGCAAGTCGACCAGCTATTCGCTTCGCCCCATCGCCGTCGAAGGAATGTTCCAGATTCGCGAGTTGCTCGATCCTGTTGATGGAGTCGTGCGGGCCGTGTTCCATCTCGACGCCGAAGCGGTGCAATAG